Genomic DNA from Deltaproteobacteria bacterium HGW-Deltaproteobacteria-4:
AGAGGATGTTGCAGGAAGCCGTTGATGCCCTCTTTGATAATGGACGGCGGGGACGGGCGATTACCGGACCGAACAAGCGTCCTCTGAAATCGCTCTCCGACATGCTCAAAGGGAAGGGTGGCCGTTTCCGCCAGAACCTTCTCGGCAAGCGCGTCGATTATTCCGGTCGCTCAGTTATCGTGGTCGGTCCGGAACTGAAACTGCATCAGTGCGGCCTGCCGAAGAAGATGGCTCTGGAACTTTTTAAACCGTTTATCTATAACAAACTCGAAGAGCGTGGTCATTGCACTACGATCAAGAGCGCCAAGAAGATGGTGGAGAAGGAAAAGCCGGAGGTCTGGGACGTCCTTGATGAAGTTATCAAGGAACATCCTGTCATGCTCAACCGCGCACCAACTCTGCATCGTCTCGGCATTCAGGCTTTCGAGCCGATTCTGATCGAGGGCAAAGCGATCCAGTTGCACCCCTTGGTCTGTACTGCCTTCAACGCGGACTTTGACGGTGACCAGATGGCAGTTCATCTGCCTCTGTCGATTGAGAGCCAGATTGAGGCTCGCGTCTTGATGATGTCGACGAACAATATCCTTTCTCCCGCCAACGGCAAGCCGATCATTGTGCCGTCGCAAGATATGGTTCTCGGGATCTATTACATGACCCGCGAACGGCCTTTTACTAAAGGGTCGGGAAAGATCTTTTCCTCTCCTGAAGAAGTGCGCATTGCTTATGACGCCGGGGAAGCCGATCTCCAGGCCAAGATAAAGGTTCGTCTTGTTCCGGCCTTTGGTACGCCGCAAGAGATAGTTGAAACGACTGTCGGCCGTGTGTTGTTAAGTGAAATTCTCCCGGTGCAAATTCCCTTCATGCATGTGAATCGGGTCATGACCAAGAAACATGTTGCCGATCTTATCGACATTTGTTTCCGGCTTGCCGGAAACAAAGAGACAGTCATTCTTGCCGATCGCCTGAAAGACACCGGCTATCGTTTTTCCACGATTTCTGGTATCTCGATCTGTCTTGATGATATGGTCATTCCGGCTGGGAAGGAAGAGCGGATCACTGCCGCCGTCACCGAGGTGAAGGAGATTCAGTCGCAATATACCGAAGGTCTGATCACCGACGGCGAACGTTACAATAAGGTCATCGATATTTGGGCAAAATGTACGGAAGACATTGCACAGACGATGTTGGGCAATCTTTCCGTCGACGAACTTGTCGATCCGGTCAGTGGTGAGACAGTTAAAACTACATCCTTCAACGCAATTCACATGATGGCGGATTCGGGGGCGCGCGGTAGCGCTCAGCAGATCCGGCAGCTCGCCGGTATGCGCGGCTTGATGGCTAAGCCGTCCGGAGAGATTATCGAAACCCCGATTACGGCAAACTTCCGTGAAGGTTTGACGGTTTTGCAGTACTTCATCTCCACGCACGGTGCCCGTAAAGGCTTGGCCGATACAGCACTTAAAACGGCAAACTCAGGCTATCTGACCCGTCGTCTGGTCGATGTTGCTCAGGATGCCATTATCAGTGAAAGCGACTGTGGTACCTTCGACGGTATTCTTGTTTCTTCGCTCACTGAGGGCGGAGAGGTTATCGAGCCGCTGGGGGATCGTATTCTCGGGCGTGCCGCCCTTGATGATGTTCACGATCCGGTCACCGGCGCTATCCTGGTCGAAGCTAATCAGGAGATCGACGAAGACCTGGTCAGCCGCATTGATGAGGCCGGCATCGAGAAGCTTAAAATTCGTTCGGTCCTTTCCTGTCAAAGTCGTCGCGGTATCTGCGCCACTTGCTATGGTCGTGACCTGGCGCGTGGACATATGGTTAACCTTGGAGAAGCTGTCGGCGTCATTGCCGCACAATCCATTGGTGAGCCGGGTACTCAGTTAACGATGCGTACCTTCCATATCGGCGGCACGGCATCACGGCGCGCCGAGCAGACTTCTCTGGAAACTCGTTTTGAGGGCAAAGTTAAGTTTATCAACCTCAATACAGTTGTCGATGCTCAGGGTTATTTTGTCGTTATGAATCGTAATGGTGAAGTGGCCATTGTCGATGAGACAGGTCGTGAGCGTGAGCGCTATGGGCTGGTTTATGGCGCCCGTCTGCGTGTCGGTCCCGAAGGTGAAGTGAAAGCGGGAATGCTCCTTGCTGAATGGGATCCGTACACCATGCCTATCCTTACGGAGGTTGCTGGACAGGTTAAGTTCGGCGATATCGTCGAGGGTGTAACGATGGAAGAACAGCTCGACGAGGTCACCGGTTTATCACGTAAGGTCATTATCGAATCGAAGGACGCGGATAGGCGTCCCCGTATTACTCTCAAAGATGCCGAGGGTAAGACCCTGCGGCTTTCAAATGGTGCTCCTGCTCGTTATATGCTTCCGGTCGGCGTCAATATCGTTATCTCTGACGATATAACTGTCGGCGCCGGGGATGTCCTTGCTAAAATTCCCCGTGAAACGACGAAGACTAAAGATATCACCGGGGGTCTGCCGCGTGTTGCTGAACTCTTCGAAGCGCGTAAGCCCAAAGAGTTTGCAATTATATCCGAGATTGATGGTGTCGTTTCTTATGGAAAAGATGCCAAGGGGAAGCGCAAGGTTGTCGTGACCCCTGAGGTTGGTGAGCCGAAAGAATATCTGATTCCCAAAGGGAAACACATCAGTATTCACGAAGGGGATGTCGTTCGCGCTGGAGAAGCGCTGATGGACGGCTCTTCAAATCCACATGACATCTTGCGCGTCCTGGGTGAAAAAGAACTCGCCAAGTATCTGGTCGATGAGGTCCAGGAAGTTTATCGCCTGCAAGGCGTCAAGATTAATGATAAACACATTGAAGTTATTGTCCGCCAAATGTTACGGCGCGTGCGCATCAAAGAGGTAGGAGACAGCAAATTCCTCCTTGACGATCAGATTGAGCGTTGGGAATTTGAAAATGAGAATGATCGGGTCATGGCCAAAGGTGGTCAACCAGCTGTTGGCGAGCCGCTGATGCTCGGCATCACCAAGGCATCGCTCTCGACAGAGTCCTTTATCTCTGCTGCTTCTTTCCAGGAGACAACCAAGGTCTTGACTCAGGCGTCGATTGAAGGTAAAACAGACGCCCTGCGCGGGCTCAAGGAGAATGTCATCATGGGACGTCTTGTCCCGGCGGGTACCGGCGTCTCCAAGTACCGCGGTGCGAAGTTGCTTATCGAGGAGCCGGAAGAGCTTCCTGAGCCACCGGAAGAAGAGATTTTTGAGGACTACGTGGAAGAAGTTGAAGTGTCAGAGGTTGAAGATTTGCCTTTGGAATAATAAAATGAGCTGTCACGAAAAAAGCGCTTGACAAGGACTTGTCAGATTGATAGATTCAGCGGGTTTTCCCCCCAGTAAAACTCGTTCTTTTGAATGGTGAATAAGCAATTCGGGAGTAAGTGATGCCGACAATTAATCAGTTGGTCCGTAAGGGCCGTGTAAGTAAAGTGCAAAAGTCAACGGCGCCGGCGCTGAAGAGTAATCCTCAGAAGCGTGGAGTTTGTGTGCGTGTATATACAACAACACCAAAGAAGCCAAACTCGGCACTGCGTAAGGTTGCCCGTGTGCGTTTGACTAACGGTCTGGTTGTTACCTCGTATATTCCGGGCGTGGGTCATAATCTTCAGGAACACTCTGTTGTTTTGATCCGTGGCGGCCGCGTAAAAGACCTTCCGGGCGTACGTTACCATATTGTTCGCGGATCGCTCGATTTGGCCGGAGTCAAGGGCCGCATGAAGAGTCGTTCCAAGTATGGGGCCAAGCGGCCAAAGTAGCGCAGACTTTAGAGTGGATTTTGAGAGGACGTTATGCCGAGAAGAAGAGAAATTGCCAAGCGCGTGATTCTGCCTGACCCCAAGTATAATGACCGTTTGGTTGCAAAGTTTATGAATGTAATCATGTTCGGTGGCAAGAAGAGTACGGCTGAGGGTATTGTTTACGGAGCTCTTGACCTTGTGGCGGCAAAGATATCGGATAATCCTCTGGATGCCTTCAAAAAAGCTCTGGAGAATGTTCGTCCGGTTGTCGAAGTTCGGTCGCGTCGTGTCGGCGGTTCTACCTATCAGGTGCCGGTTGAAGTGCGTCAAGAGCGTCGTAACGCGCTGGCGATTCGCTGGATTATGATTTATGCGCGCGCCCGTGGCGAAAAGACTATGGCAGAGCGTCTTGCTGGTGAAATTCTTGATGCGTCGAATAATCGCGGCGCGGCTATCAAGAAGAAGGAAGATACTCACCGCATGGCAGAAGCCAATAAAGCCTTTGCTCACTACCGCTGGTAATTGTAGTACTAGCTTGAAGGGATAGAACAGTGCCACGTCAAGTATCACTTGCTATGACTCGTAATATCGGGATTATGGCGCATATCGATGCCGGCAAGACCACAACGACTGAGCGGATTCTCTATTATACGGGGGTGTCGCACAAAATCGGTGAAGTTCATGATGGTGCTGCTACCATGGACTGGATGGAGCAGGAGCAGGAGCGTGGAATAACAATTACATCTGCTGCTACAACTTGTATCTGGAAAGATTACCGCATCAATATCATTGATACCCCTGGACATGTTGACTTCACTATTGAAGTTGAGCGCTCTTTGCGTGTTCTGGACGGAGCTGTCGCAGTCTTTTGTTCGGTTGGTGGTGTGGAGCCTCAATCTGAGACTGTCTGGCGCCAGGCCGATAAATATGGAGTTCCCCGGATTGCATTCATCAACAAGATGGATCGCATCGGCGCCGATTTTACTCGTGGCGTAGAGATGATGCGTGATCGTCTTCGTGCAAATCCTCTCCCTATTCAGATTCCCATTGGTAAAGAAGAAAAGTTCAAGGGCGTCATCGATCTCGTTGAAATGAAAGCAATCACCTGGAACGATGAGTCTCTGGGTGCAACGTTCGATATAGCTGAGATCCCTGCCGATCTTCTTGGCGAGGCAGAAGCCGCGCGCATGGCCATGATTGAAGAAATCAGCAGCCATGACGATGATTTGATGGAGAAGTACCTGCTTGGCGAAGAGTTGACGGTCGAAGAGATTAAGTCGGGTATTCGCCGCGCGACAACTGCTCTGAAGATTAATCCGGTACTTTGCGGCTCGGCTTTTAAAAATAAGGGTGTACAGCATTTGCTGGACGCTGTCATTG
This window encodes:
- the rpoC gene encoding DNA-directed RNA polymerase subunit beta', whose translation is MEDIYSLFERPKDPLSFNSIRLSLSSPEKIHERSFGEVKKPETINYRTFKPERDGLFCAKIFGPTKDYECNCGKYKRMKHRGIVCEKCGVEVIPSKVRRERLGHIDLACPVAHIWFLKSLPSRIGTLLDMTLKELEKILYFDAYVVIDKGDTSLIKGQCLSEEKYVEMMDEFAGQFTAGMGAEAIRDLLSGLDLEGLGISLRQEMREAVSEAKRKKVSKRLKVVEAFRESGNRPEWMILEVLPVLPPELRPLVPLDGGRFATSDLNDLYRRVINRNNRLKRLLELRAPEVIIRNEKRMLQEAVDALFDNGRRGRAITGPNKRPLKSLSDMLKGKGGRFRQNLLGKRVDYSGRSVIVVGPELKLHQCGLPKKMALELFKPFIYNKLEERGHCTTIKSAKKMVEKEKPEVWDVLDEVIKEHPVMLNRAPTLHRLGIQAFEPILIEGKAIQLHPLVCTAFNADFDGDQMAVHLPLSIESQIEARVLMMSTNNILSPANGKPIIVPSQDMVLGIYYMTRERPFTKGSGKIFSSPEEVRIAYDAGEADLQAKIKVRLVPAFGTPQEIVETTVGRVLLSEILPVQIPFMHVNRVMTKKHVADLIDICFRLAGNKETVILADRLKDTGYRFSTISGISICLDDMVIPAGKEERITAAVTEVKEIQSQYTEGLITDGERYNKVIDIWAKCTEDIAQTMLGNLSVDELVDPVSGETVKTTSFNAIHMMADSGARGSAQQIRQLAGMRGLMAKPSGEIIETPITANFREGLTVLQYFISTHGARKGLADTALKTANSGYLTRRLVDVAQDAIISESDCGTFDGILVSSLTEGGEVIEPLGDRILGRAALDDVHDPVTGAILVEANQEIDEDLVSRIDEAGIEKLKIRSVLSCQSRRGICATCYGRDLARGHMVNLGEAVGVIAAQSIGEPGTQLTMRTFHIGGTASRRAEQTSLETRFEGKVKFINLNTVVDAQGYFVVMNRNGEVAIVDETGRERERYGLVYGARLRVGPEGEVKAGMLLAEWDPYTMPILTEVAGQVKFGDIVEGVTMEEQLDEVTGLSRKVIIESKDADRRPRITLKDAEGKTLRLSNGAPARYMLPVGVNIVISDDITVGAGDVLAKIPRETTKTKDITGGLPRVAELFEARKPKEFAIISEIDGVVSYGKDAKGKRKVVVTPEVGEPKEYLIPKGKHISIHEGDVVRAGEALMDGSSNPHDILRVLGEKELAKYLVDEVQEVYRLQGVKINDKHIEVIVRQMLRRVRIKEVGDSKFLLDDQIERWEFENENDRVMAKGGQPAVGEPLMLGITKASLSTESFISAASFQETTKVLTQASIEGKTDALRGLKENVIMGRLVPAGTGVSKYRGAKLLIEEPEELPEPPEEEIFEDYVEEVEVSEVEDLPLE
- a CDS encoding 30S ribosomal protein S12 translates to MPTINQLVRKGRVSKVQKSTAPALKSNPQKRGVCVRVYTTTPKKPNSALRKVARVRLTNGLVVTSYIPGVGHNLQEHSVVLIRGGRVKDLPGVRYHIVRGSLDLAGVKGRMKSRSKYGAKRPK
- a CDS encoding 30S ribosomal protein S7, with translation MPRRREIAKRVILPDPKYNDRLVAKFMNVIMFGGKKSTAEGIVYGALDLVAAKISDNPLDAFKKALENVRPVVEVRSRRVGGSTYQVPVEVRQERRNALAIRWIMIYARARGEKTMAERLAGEILDASNNRGAAIKKKEDTHRMAEANKAFAHYRW